The Streptomyces sp. NBC_01689 genome includes a window with the following:
- a CDS encoding helix-turn-helix transcriptional regulator, giving the protein MDLLEREAVLQDLTGHLQAAVSGPGRFALVRGEAGIGKTTVVHRLAQLADPRVRVLVGACDPLATPRPLGALMDLAPRLDPTVRTALTGVLAGTCRSDEVFDRLLADLSASPSLLVVEDLHWADEATMDLLRYLARRLTNVPSLVVATYRDDEIGRTHHVTALLGTLARYPWVHRHDLVPLSRPAVARLATGHTVDAERLFRLSAGNPFIVSEILAAPDEDIPATVREAVAGRLAVLSDAARTVVDVLAVLGRRVTPPLLTGVLPDSEEALEEAVACGIVRTVGDATEFRHELTRLAVLDAIPAACRLRVHQQALATMRSGPVTPDDLALLADHSEAAGDPNAVVEYAPAAAARAAARGAHREAADQYARALRYADRLSPGERTSLLERHAEASFLASRLDEGVGSLRAAIASRRTAGDRLREGENLRRLSDWLWPAGHTVESGRTAQDAVLMLEGQEPGRELARAYLNLCQLACYEHEAVAVTAAHAEKAIALGERLGDADVVARARFHTAAARMLAEGHGWSDCEQAVSVAMTRDPAADAASLALVMCWFAVLRRDADRTTAAVSRAEAHCLDHDLLFHLLCTRAWGSWGLLNRGLWTPAADAAQKVLSHPDSPPVGRALALTVLGLVRARRGTAQAWPLLEQAANLVDPNCLTATGLGWEARVEAAWLAGEDERVRAEARRGLDALTDREHPWLSGALACWIRRSGEKPPRVPASEPHALELAGDWAAAAERWDALGSPYDAALARLSGDAPALRRALAAFESLGARPAVARTRAVMRSRGVRPVRRGPRAATRANPYGLTNRELDVLKLLNEDLSDAEIAARLYITPKTAGHHVGAVLNKLGVHTRHEAARKLHHSDRR; this is encoded by the coding sequence ATGGACCTACTAGAGCGAGAGGCCGTACTCCAGGACCTCACCGGTCACCTGCAGGCGGCCGTGAGCGGCCCCGGACGCTTCGCCCTTGTGCGGGGCGAGGCCGGCATCGGCAAGACCACCGTCGTCCACCGACTGGCTCAACTCGCCGACCCCCGTGTCAGGGTGCTCGTCGGCGCTTGTGACCCCCTCGCCACACCCCGCCCGCTGGGCGCCCTCATGGATCTGGCACCCCGCCTCGACCCCACCGTCCGCACCGCCCTGACCGGGGTACTGGCGGGCACCTGCCGTTCCGACGAGGTCTTCGACCGCCTGCTCGCCGACCTGAGCGCCAGTCCGAGCCTGCTGGTCGTCGAGGACCTCCACTGGGCCGACGAGGCCACGATGGACCTCCTCAGATACCTGGCACGGCGTCTGACGAACGTTCCGTCGCTGGTGGTGGCCACCTATCGCGACGACGAGATCGGCCGCACCCACCACGTGACCGCGCTGCTCGGCACCCTGGCACGGTATCCATGGGTGCACCGCCACGACCTGGTCCCGCTGAGCCGTCCGGCCGTCGCCCGCCTGGCCACCGGGCACACCGTGGACGCCGAGCGGCTGTTCCGCCTCTCCGCCGGCAACCCGTTCATCGTCAGCGAGATCCTGGCGGCTCCCGACGAGGACATCCCCGCCACGGTGCGCGAGGCCGTCGCGGGACGCCTCGCCGTCCTCTCGGACGCCGCCCGCACGGTCGTCGACGTACTGGCCGTCCTGGGCCGCCGGGTCACGCCGCCCCTGCTGACCGGCGTCCTGCCGGACTCGGAGGAAGCGCTCGAAGAAGCCGTGGCCTGCGGAATCGTGCGCACCGTCGGAGACGCGACCGAGTTCCGGCACGAGCTGACCCGGCTGGCGGTGCTGGACGCCATCCCCGCCGCCTGCCGTCTGCGGGTGCATCAGCAGGCGCTGGCCACGATGCGGTCCGGACCGGTCACCCCGGACGACCTGGCACTGCTGGCCGACCACTCCGAGGCCGCCGGGGATCCGAACGCCGTCGTGGAGTACGCGCCCGCGGCGGCCGCCCGTGCCGCCGCGCGGGGTGCGCACCGGGAAGCGGCCGACCAGTACGCCCGCGCCCTGCGGTACGCCGACCGGCTGTCGCCCGGAGAGCGGACCTCCCTGCTCGAACGCCACGCGGAGGCATCCTTCCTCGCGAGCCGGCTGGACGAGGGCGTCGGCTCCCTGCGCGCGGCCATCGCGTCCCGGCGCACGGCCGGCGACCGGCTGCGCGAGGGGGAGAACCTGCGCCGGCTCTCGGACTGGCTGTGGCCGGCCGGCCACACCGTCGAGTCGGGGCGGACCGCCCAGGACGCGGTACTGATGCTCGAAGGACAGGAACCGGGCCGGGAACTGGCCCGGGCGTACCTGAACCTCTGTCAGCTGGCCTGTTACGAGCACGAGGCGGTGGCGGTGACCGCCGCCCACGCGGAGAAGGCGATCGCCCTCGGCGAGCGTCTGGGCGACGCGGACGTGGTCGCCCGGGCGCGCTTCCACACCGCGGCGGCACGGATGCTGGCCGAAGGACACGGCTGGTCGGACTGCGAACAAGCGGTGTCCGTCGCGATGACACGGGACCCGGCGGCGGACGCGGCCTCCCTGGCACTCGTCATGTGCTGGTTCGCCGTGCTGCGGCGTGACGCCGACCGGACCACCGCGGCCGTGAGCCGGGCGGAAGCCCACTGCCTGGATCACGACCTGCTGTTCCACCTGCTGTGCACGAGAGCCTGGGGCAGTTGGGGACTACTGAACCGGGGCTTGTGGACCCCGGCGGCCGACGCCGCGCAGAAGGTCCTGTCGCACCCCGACTCACCGCCGGTCGGCCGGGCCCTGGCCCTCACCGTCCTGGGCCTGGTCCGGGCCCGTCGGGGCACGGCCCAGGCGTGGCCGCTGCTCGAACAGGCCGCGAACCTCGTCGATCCGAACTGCCTGACGGCCACGGGTCTGGGGTGGGAGGCACGGGTCGAGGCGGCCTGGCTGGCCGGCGAGGACGAGCGGGTCCGGGCGGAGGCGCGGCGCGGTCTGGACGCGCTGACGGACCGCGAGCACCCTTGGCTGTCCGGGGCGCTGGCCTGCTGGATCCGCCGCTCCGGGGAAAAACCCCCGCGGGTGCCGGCGTCGGAACCCCATGCGCTGGAACTGGCCGGCGACTGGGCCGCCGCCGCGGAACGCTGGGACGCGCTCGGCTCCCCGTACGACGCGGCGCTGGCCCGGTTGTCCGGTGACGCGCCGGCGCTGCGCCGGGCCCTGGCCGCCTTCGAGTCCCTCGGCGCCCGGCCCGCCGTGGCCCGCACCCGGGCCGTGATGCGCAGCCGCGGGGTCCGCCCGGTCCGGCGAGGCCCCCGGGCGGCCACCCGGGCCAATCCGTACGGGCTGACCAACCGGGAACTGGACGTCCTCAAGCTGCTCAACGAGGACCTGTCGGACGCCGAGATCGCGGCCCGCCTCTACATCACTCCCAAGACCGCCGGGCATCACGTGGGCGCGGTACTGAACAAACTCGGCGTCCACACACGGCACGAGGCCGCGCGCAAACTCCATCATTCCGACCGCCGCTAG
- a CDS encoding phosphoribosyltransferase, which produces MSMAEARENLTYERFGTAVQELAQTIADDGYEPDIVLSIARGGVFVAGGLAYALDCKNIHLVNVEFYTGVGTTLEMPVMLAPVPNVIDFSDKKVLITDDVADTGKTLKLVHDFCVDTVAEVRSAVIYEKPHSLVKCEYVWRRTDAWINFPWSVLPPVRRSGEPVTPSKDAL; this is translated from the coding sequence ATGAGCATGGCGGAAGCACGCGAGAACCTCACCTACGAGCGGTTCGGCACCGCCGTCCAGGAGCTCGCCCAGACCATCGCGGACGACGGGTACGAGCCGGACATAGTGCTCTCCATCGCGCGGGGCGGTGTCTTCGTCGCCGGCGGTCTCGCGTACGCCCTCGACTGCAAGAACATCCACCTGGTGAACGTGGAGTTCTACACGGGCGTCGGTACGACCCTCGAGATGCCCGTGATGCTCGCTCCCGTCCCCAACGTGATCGACTTCTCCGACAAGAAGGTCCTGATCACGGACGACGTCGCCGACACCGGCAAGACGCTCAAGCTCGTCCACGACTTCTGCGTCGACACCGTCGCCGAGGTCCGCAGCGCCGTGATCTACGAGAAGCCCCATTCGCTGGTCAAGTGCGAGTACGTGTGGCGGCGGACCGACGCGTGGATCAACTTCCCGTGGAGTGTTCTGCCTCCGGTACGCAGGTCCGGCGAGCCGGTCACGCCCTCCAAGGACGCGCTCTGA
- the dcd gene encoding dCTP deaminase, with the protein MLLSDKDIRAEIDAGRVRIDPYDESMVQPSSIDVRLDRYFRVFENHRYPHIDPSVEQADLTRMVEPEGDEPFILHPGEFVLASTYEVITLPDNLASRLEGKSSLGRLGLVTHSTAGFIDPGFSGHVTLELSNLATLPIKLWPGMKIGQLCMFQLSSPAEFPYGSDRYGSRYQGQRGPTASRSFLNFHRTQV; encoded by the coding sequence GTGCTTCTCTCAGACAAGGACATCCGGGCCGAGATCGACGCCGGACGGGTGCGGATCGATCCGTACGACGAATCCATGGTGCAGCCGTCGAGCATCGACGTGCGGCTCGACCGCTATTTCCGGGTGTTCGAGAATCACCGCTACCCCCACATCGATCCCTCCGTCGAGCAGGCGGACCTGACACGGATGGTCGAGCCCGAGGGCGACGAGCCGTTCATCCTGCATCCCGGCGAGTTCGTGCTCGCCAGCACGTACGAGGTCATCACGCTGCCCGACAATCTCGCCTCGCGGCTCGAAGGCAAGAGTTCCCTCGGGCGGCTCGGCCTGGTCACGCACTCCACCGCCGGGTTCATCGATCCGGGCTTCTCCGGACACGTGACCCTGGAGCTGTCCAACCTCGCGACGCTGCCCATCAAGCTCTGGCCGGGCATGAAGATCGGGCAGCTGTGCATGTTCCAGCTCAGCTCGCCGGCCGAGTTCCCGTACGGCAGCGACCGGTACGGCTCCCGCTACCAGGGACAGCGCGGACCGACCGCCTCCCGGTCCTTCCTGAACTTCCACCGGACCCAGGTGTGA
- a CDS encoding cell wall-binding repeat-containing protein: protein MNISARRGFAALTTAAALAAGLVAGLPDRATADTAGWPAADGTLLYNELGSLRYINPDGTRSEQFYETADQAAWSADGSQIAYVGSGDSRLRTKTYAQESISGNDIVMPAGSGWHPADPTFLNGGGDIVFTAGGRLRVASADSTRAPQALFGTDVDGCDSKASGAVNGKLAFVRTGTSCSTTGTPAVWVYNGPTKAFKKVAADADEPSMSPDGQSLVFTRSVAGHRQLFTVKADGTGLTQVTTDPVDHRRPAWSPKGDRIAYDTYFAGSPDAPSGSQIWIHDLAAGTETRVPMADGTDVAWQPLRKNAISRVYGADTYGTNIASSKWTWNTLGKSVPGLMNASAAVLISKTDSAYATTATSLAGKKHGPVLMTSRTGLDSAVQTELKRMLPKGRTVYLVGGTGILNSSVASKVTSLGYVAKRLSDVSRYSTSVAVAKTITSAPKYVFLATGTDYHNALAASSAAGALGTSGTAVVLLTEGSTMTASVYGYLNKYSPSTTKIITVGVDAESALAKAYNGGKLPHWPGKYSYYRFGGSPAPVAARLAEFWWSSPSDAAVASVNSWTGGVSASSAMTTFGPLLWTDVTSLTYDTKWYMMRTSASLNHVAVFGGNGSVDAKVVPLIGRAIGVDSAYTYTPYYKGDIPQSPAARPLSGSTASTTSTGRPVPSPDLAPLKVTVSK from the coding sequence TTGAACATCTCTGCGCGTCGCGGCTTCGCGGCGCTCACGACCGCCGCCGCGCTCGCGGCCGGTCTCGTCGCCGGCCTCCCGGACCGGGCGACCGCCGACACCGCGGGCTGGCCGGCCGCGGACGGCACGCTGCTGTACAACGAACTCGGCTCGCTGCGCTACATCAACCCCGACGGGACCAGGAGCGAGCAGTTCTACGAGACCGCGGACCAGGCCGCCTGGTCCGCCGACGGCAGCCAGATCGCCTACGTGGGCTCCGGCGACAGCCGTCTCCGCACGAAGACGTACGCCCAGGAGTCGATCTCGGGCAACGACATCGTCATGCCGGCGGGCAGTGGCTGGCATCCGGCCGATCCGACGTTCTTGAACGGCGGGGGCGACATCGTCTTCACCGCCGGAGGCCGGCTGCGGGTGGCCTCGGCCGACAGCACCCGCGCTCCTCAGGCCCTGTTCGGCACCGACGTCGACGGCTGCGACTCCAAGGCCAGCGGCGCCGTCAACGGCAAACTGGCCTTCGTGCGCACCGGCACGAGCTGCTCCACCACCGGAACTCCGGCCGTCTGGGTCTACAACGGCCCCACCAAGGCGTTCAAGAAGGTGGCCGCCGACGCGGACGAGCCGAGCATGTCCCCGGACGGGCAGTCGCTCGTCTTCACCCGCAGCGTCGCGGGACACAGGCAGCTCTTCACGGTCAAGGCCGACGGCACCGGGCTGACCCAGGTCACCACGGACCCCGTCGACCACCGCCGTCCCGCCTGGTCGCCCAAGGGCGACCGGATCGCGTACGACACCTACTTCGCCGGCAGCCCGGACGCCCCCAGCGGTTCGCAGATCTGGATCCACGACCTCGCCGCGGGCACGGAGACGCGGGTGCCCATGGCCGACGGCACGGACGTGGCCTGGCAGCCGCTCCGGAAGAACGCGATCTCCCGGGTCTACGGCGCCGACACCTACGGCACCAACATCGCGTCCTCCAAGTGGACCTGGAACACCCTCGGCAAGAGCGTCCCGGGCCTGATGAACGCGAGCGCGGCCGTCCTGATCAGCAAGACGGACTCCGCGTACGCCACCACCGCGACCTCGCTGGCCGGCAAGAAGCACGGACCGGTGCTCATGACCTCCCGCACGGGCCTGGACTCCGCCGTCCAGACCGAGCTGAAGCGCATGCTGCCCAAGGGCAGGACCGTCTACCTGGTCGGCGGCACCGGCATCCTCAACAGCTCGGTGGCGTCCAAGGTGACCTCGCTCGGGTACGTCGCCAAACGGCTGTCCGACGTCTCGCGCTACTCCACCTCGGTGGCCGTGGCCAAGACGATCACCAGCGCCCCGAAGTACGTGTTCCTGGCGACCGGCACCGACTACCACAACGCCCTCGCGGCCAGCTCCGCCGCCGGCGCCCTCGGCACCTCGGGCACCGCGGTCGTGCTGCTGACCGAGGGCTCGACCATGACGGCGTCCGTGTACGGCTACCTGAACAAGTACAGCCCGAGCACGACGAAGATCATCACGGTGGGGGTCGACGCCGAATCGGCCCTGGCCAAGGCCTACAACGGCGGCAAGCTGCCGCACTGGCCCGGCAAGTACAGCTACTACCGCTTCGGCGGCAGTCCGGCGCCGGTCGCCGCGCGGCTCGCCGAGTTCTGGTGGTCGTCGCCGTCGGACGCCGCGGTCGCCTCGGTGAACAGCTGGACCGGCGGCGTCTCCGCGTCGTCGGCGATGACCACGTTCGGCCCGCTGCTGTGGACCGACGTCACCTCGCTGACGTACGACACCAAGTGGTACATGATGCGCACGTCGGCGAGTCTGAACCACGTGGCCGTGTTCGGCGGCAACGGCTCCGTCGACGCGAAGGTCGTCCCGCTGATCGGCAGGGCCATCGGCGTGGACAGCGCCTACACGTACACCCCTTACTACAAGGGCGACATCCCGCAGAGCCCGGCCGCCCGGCCGTTGTCCGGGAGCACCGCGAGCACCACGAGCACCGGCAGGCCCGTTCCGAGCCCGGATCTGGCGCCGCTCAAGGTGACCGTCTCGAAGTGA
- a CDS encoding polysaccharide deacetylase family protein, translating into MARHGGTRGWYGKVIGAALGVTMFAAGAAVWTAQADALGSSSPKASAPAAPRGAVRTVAMTIAHASDKGAHGVNITVDDGPDPVWTPQVLDVLREYGVKATFCMVGTQAQAHPDLVKKVVAAGHRLCDHTVSHDTTMDKKSPAYRSQQILDAERMITEASGGVRPLYYRAPGGAFTPDSRKLAASRGMRPLGWNVDSKDFERPGTSAIVATVQQELPNGPTLLFHDAGGDRSQTVEALRQILPWLKGQGYSFGFPVR; encoded by the coding sequence ATGGCGCGGCACGGCGGAACGCGAGGCTGGTACGGCAAGGTCATCGGGGCGGCGCTCGGGGTGACCATGTTCGCGGCCGGTGCCGCGGTGTGGACCGCGCAGGCCGACGCCCTGGGCAGCTCCTCGCCGAAGGCGTCCGCGCCGGCCGCGCCGCGCGGCGCCGTCAGGACGGTCGCGATGACCATCGCGCACGCCTCGGACAAGGGAGCGCACGGCGTCAACATCACCGTCGACGACGGCCCCGACCCCGTATGGACGCCCCAAGTGCTCGACGTACTGCGGGAGTACGGGGTGAAGGCGACGTTCTGCATGGTGGGGACGCAGGCGCAGGCCCACCCCGACCTCGTGAAGAAGGTGGTCGCGGCCGGGCACCGGCTGTGCGACCACACCGTGTCGCACGACACCACGATGGACAAGAAGTCCCCGGCCTACCGGTCGCAGCAGATACTCGACGCCGAACGCATGATCACCGAGGCGTCCGGGGGCGTACGGCCCCTGTACTACCGGGCCCCGGGCGGCGCCTTCACCCCGGACAGCCGCAAGCTCGCCGCCTCCCGGGGCATGCGGCCGCTGGGCTGGAACGTGGACTCCAAGGACTTCGAACGGCCCGGCACGAGCGCCATCGTCGCCACCGTCCAGCAGGAACTCCCCAACGGGCCGACGCTCCTCTTCCACGACGCGGGAGGCGACCGCTCCCAGACCGTCGAGGCGCTGCGCCAGATCCTGCCCTGGCTCAAGGGGCAGGGCTACTCCTTCGGCTTCCCCGTGCGCTGA
- a CDS encoding NAD-dependent epimerase/dehydratase family protein — translation MRVLVTGGAGFIGSHVVEALARSGHEPVVFDLDDGLDVRDPGAVAAALPGVDAVCHQAAMVGLGTGFGDAVEYVSRNDLGTAVLLTAMAEAGVRRLVLAGSMVVYGEGRYACEWHGVVRPGPRTVADLDAGRFEPRCPRCGEELAPGLVGEDAPADPRNVYATTKLAQEHLAAAWARATGGSAVSLRYHNVYGPGMPRDTPYAGVASFFRSALAHGRAPRVFEDGRQRRDFVHVRDVAAANVAALTAAPRDGALTAYNTGSGEPHTVGAMARALAAAYGGPEPVVTGEYRLGDVRHITADSSRLRAELGWKAEVGFEEGMREFATARLRGE, via the coding sequence ATGCGTGTACTGGTCACCGGCGGTGCCGGGTTCATCGGGTCCCATGTCGTCGAGGCGCTGGCGCGAAGCGGTCACGAACCCGTCGTGTTCGACCTGGACGACGGCCTGGACGTGCGCGACCCCGGCGCGGTGGCGGCCGCGCTGCCGGGGGTGGACGCCGTGTGCCACCAGGCGGCCATGGTCGGACTGGGAACGGGGTTCGGCGACGCGGTCGAGTACGTGTCGCGCAACGACCTCGGTACGGCGGTCCTGCTGACCGCCATGGCGGAGGCCGGGGTGCGGCGGCTCGTGCTCGCCGGGTCGATGGTGGTGTACGGGGAGGGGCGGTACGCGTGCGAGTGGCACGGGGTGGTGCGGCCGGGTCCCCGGACCGTGGCCGACCTGGACGCGGGACGGTTCGAACCCCGGTGTCCGCGGTGCGGTGAGGAACTGGCCCCCGGCCTCGTCGGCGAGGACGCGCCGGCCGACCCCCGCAACGTGTACGCGACGACCAAGCTCGCCCAGGAGCACCTGGCCGCCGCCTGGGCCCGGGCCACCGGCGGCTCGGCGGTGTCGTTGCGCTACCACAACGTGTACGGGCCCGGGATGCCCCGCGACACCCCGTACGCGGGTGTCGCCTCCTTCTTCCGGTCGGCCCTCGCGCACGGCCGGGCACCACGCGTCTTCGAGGACGGACGGCAGCGGCGGGACTTCGTGCACGTACGGGACGTGGCGGCGGCGAACGTGGCCGCGCTCACGGCCGCACCCCGGGACGGCGCGCTGACCGCCTACAACACCGGCAGCGGGGAGCCGCACACGGTCGGGGCGATGGCGCGGGCGCTGGCCGCCGCGTACGGCGGACCCGAACCCGTGGTGACCGGCGAGTACCGCCTCGGCGACGTACGCCACATCACCGCCGACTCCTCGCGGCTCCGGGCCGAACTGGGCTGGAAGGCCGAGGTCGGGTTCGAGGAGGGGATGCGGGAGTTCGCCACGGCGCGGCTCCGCGGGGAGTGA
- a CDS encoding chitinase, producing the protein MRRPRPLRTLLSCLTVTALSAGLVALGGGGALAATPAPRHAPKPLPAHVAAPYFEAWTGESPAALAAASGNKYLTMAFLQTDAPGSCTAYWNGATTQPIGKATFGADIARIQARGGNVIPSFGGYSADTTGTELADSCTSVDAIAKVYESLVTTYGVTRIDLDIEADSINNTAGVDRRNKAIAEVQRWAERTRHHVQFSYTLPTFANGLAPSGVALLRNAVDNGARVDVVNIMAFDYWDGATHDMAADTKSAVTGLHGQLAALHPEKSTAKLWSTIGVTVMPGIDDYGPEETFTTQDAVTVEKWAAARGLNTLSFWALQRDNGGCVGTAGANACSGIAQDTWHFSHVFERFTRGAH; encoded by the coding sequence ATGAGACGACCTCGTCCGCTTCGTACCTTGCTGTCCTGCCTGACCGTGACCGCCCTCTCGGCCGGGCTCGTCGCCCTCGGCGGAGGCGGCGCGCTGGCCGCGACGCCGGCCCCCCGGCACGCCCCGAAGCCGCTCCCCGCCCACGTGGCGGCGCCGTACTTCGAGGCGTGGACCGGCGAGAGCCCGGCCGCGCTCGCCGCCGCGTCGGGCAACAAGTACCTCACGATGGCCTTCCTCCAGACGGACGCGCCGGGCTCGTGCACCGCGTACTGGAACGGCGCCACCACCCAGCCGATCGGCAAGGCCACCTTCGGCGCGGACATCGCCCGCATCCAGGCGCGCGGCGGCAACGTCATCCCGTCCTTCGGCGGCTACAGCGCCGACACCACCGGCACCGAACTCGCCGACAGCTGCACCAGCGTCGACGCCATCGCCAAGGTGTACGAGAGTCTCGTCACGACGTACGGCGTCACGCGGATCGACCTCGACATCGAGGCCGACTCCATCAACAACACCGCCGGGGTCGACCGCCGGAACAAGGCGATCGCCGAGGTCCAGCGCTGGGCCGAACGCACCCGTCACCACGTGCAGTTCTCGTACACGCTGCCCACCTTCGCCAACGGTCTCGCGCCCAGCGGGGTGGCCCTGCTGCGCAACGCCGTCGACAACGGGGCGCGCGTGGACGTCGTCAACATCATGGCCTTCGACTACTGGGACGGCGCCACTCACGACATGGCGGCCGACACGAAGAGCGCCGTGACCGGCCTGCACGGTCAACTGGCCGCGCTGCACCCGGAGAAGTCCACGGCGAAGCTGTGGAGCACGATCGGCGTCACCGTGATGCCCGGCATCGACGACTACGGCCCCGAGGAGACCTTCACCACGCAGGACGCCGTGACGGTCGAGAAGTGGGCCGCCGCGAGGGGCCTCAACACCCTCTCCTTCTGGGCCCTCCAGCGCGACAACGGCGGCTGCGTGGGCACCGCGGGCGCCAACGCCTGCTCCGGGATCGCCCAGGACACCTGGCACTTCAGCCACGTCTTCGAGCGGTTCACGCGCGGCGCCCACTGA
- a CDS encoding anti-sigma factor: MTTTADLHTLTGAYALHALPDQERAEFEEHLAACAACAEEVAELAAAAVRMGLAVSAPPHPAMKARVLDRVSAVRQDVPRVRPPAPSRALTRRLGRLALAACVAVAAGLAGTTVWQHTRADDAGRRASASRQRADDLAAVLSAPDAASRHVRLAGGATGTLLVSRSRGQVAFVASGMAVPPRGKVYQLWFDDSGAMRPAGLMDAGRVTQAVLLDGSPRGASAVGITVEPAGGSPRPTSVPVALMELPA, translated from the coding sequence GTGACGACCACCGCCGACCTGCACACCCTGACCGGTGCGTACGCCCTGCACGCACTCCCGGACCAGGAGCGCGCCGAGTTCGAGGAGCACCTCGCCGCGTGCGCGGCCTGCGCCGAGGAGGTGGCCGAACTGGCCGCCGCCGCGGTCAGGATGGGGCTGGCGGTCTCGGCCCCGCCGCACCCCGCGATGAAGGCGCGGGTCCTGGACCGTGTCTCCGCCGTCCGGCAGGACGTCCCGCGGGTCCGTCCGCCCGCTCCGTCCCGTGCGCTCACCCGGCGGCTCGGACGCCTGGCGCTGGCGGCGTGCGTCGCGGTGGCCGCCGGACTCGCCGGCACCACGGTCTGGCAGCACACCAGGGCCGACGACGCGGGCCGGCGGGCGAGCGCGTCCCGGCAGCGGGCGGACGACCTCGCGGCGGTCCTCTCGGCCCCCGACGCGGCATCCCGCCACGTACGCCTCGCGGGCGGGGCGACCGGCACGCTTCTCGTCTCCAGGAGCCGCGGCCAGGTGGCCTTCGTGGCCTCCGGGATGGCGGTGCCCCCCCGCGGCAAGGTCTACCAGCTGTGGTTCGACGACTCCGGGGCCATGCGGCCGGCGGGGCTGATGGACGCCGGCCGGGTCACTCAGGCCGTACTGCTGGACGGTTCACCCCGGGGGGCCTCCGCGGTGGGCATCACGGTGGAACCGGCCGGCGGCTCGCCCCGCCCGACCTCGGTACCGGTCGCCCTCATGGAGCTGCCCGCCTGA
- a CDS encoding sigma-70 family RNA polymerase sigma factor: protein MKEAVYIGSDPARRPDLEALMRSVACGDEQAFTGLYDAVAGPVLGVVRAVLRDPAQSEEVTQDVLVEVWRTAPRFEAARGSAINWVLTLAHRRAVDRVRFAEATAARDHRAALLDRLPEYDEVTEQVEIRLEREQVRRCLRTLTELQRQSVTLAYYQGLTYREVAARLSVPLGTVKTRLRDGLIRLRDCLGVSA from the coding sequence GTGAAAGAAGCCGTGTACATCGGGAGCGACCCGGCCCGGCGTCCCGACCTCGAAGCGCTGATGCGGTCCGTGGCCTGTGGCGACGAGCAGGCCTTCACCGGACTCTACGACGCCGTCGCCGGCCCGGTGCTCGGCGTGGTGCGCGCGGTGCTGCGGGACCCGGCCCAGTCCGAGGAGGTCACCCAGGACGTGCTGGTCGAGGTGTGGCGCACCGCGCCCCGTTTCGAGGCCGCGCGCGGCTCGGCCATCAACTGGGTGCTCACGCTGGCCCATCGGCGCGCGGTGGACCGGGTCCGCTTCGCCGAGGCCACGGCCGCCCGGGATCACCGGGCGGCGCTGCTCGACCGGCTGCCCGAGTACGACGAGGTGACCGAGCAGGTCGAGATCCGGCTCGAACGCGAGCAGGTACGCCGCTGTCTGCGCACGCTCACGGAGCTGCAGCGCCAGTCCGTGACGCTGGCCTACTACCAGGGACTGACCTACCGCGAGGTGGCCGCCCGACTGTCCGTGCCGCTGGGGACGGTCAAGACCCGTCTGCGTGACGGTCTCATCCGACTGCGTGACTGCCTGGGAGTGAGCGCGTGA
- a CDS encoding fasciclin domain-containing protein: MNTRFRRTALTVAAAAVLPLALSACSDNGKDSASSDNAKSSSTASDTATDSATTGSGDMTGGDQPFGPGCATVPKNGAGSFDGMAKDPVATAASNNPALSTLVTAVKKAGLVDTLNTAQNITVFAPTNDAFAKIPKATLDKVLADKAQLTKILTYHVVGQKLAPKDLESGSYPTLEKSELKTAGSGESYKVNDASKVVCGNVKTANANVYIVDTVLMPKS; the protein is encoded by the coding sequence ATGAACACCCGTTTCCGCCGTACCGCCCTCACCGTCGCCGCGGCCGCCGTTCTGCCCCTCGCTCTGAGCGCCTGCTCGGACAACGGCAAGGACAGCGCCTCCTCCGACAACGCGAAGTCCTCGTCCACCGCGAGCGACACCGCGACCGACAGCGCCACCACCGGCTCCGGCGACATGACCGGCGGCGACCAGCCCTTCGGGCCGGGCTGTGCCACGGTGCCGAAGAACGGCGCGGGCTCCTTCGACGGCATGGCCAAGGACCCGGTGGCGACCGCCGCGTCCAACAACCCGGCCCTGTCCACGCTGGTCACCGCGGTGAAGAAGGCCGGTCTGGTCGACACGCTCAACACCGCCCAGAACATCACGGTGTTCGCGCCGACCAACGACGCCTTCGCGAAGATCCCGAAGGCCACGCTGGACAAGGTCCTGGCCGACAAGGCGCAGCTGACGAAGATCCTCACGTACCACGTCGTGGGCCAGAAGCTCGCTCCCAAGGACCTGGAGAGCGGCTCCTACCCCACGCTGGAGAAGTCAGAGCTGAAGACCGCGGGCTCCGGCGAGTCGTACAAGGTCAACGACGCCTCCAAGGTCGTCTGCGGCAACGTCAAGACCGCCAACGCCAACGTGTACATCGTCGACACCGTGCTGATGCCGAAGAGCTGA